In Nocardia sp. NBC_00403, one DNA window encodes the following:
- a CDS encoding allophanate hydrolase-related protein, with protein MPLIFLNGSAMRGGPLNHLLDGAPFAGEVKTAPRYRFFSVGDRFPGLEPAADGGDSIAGELFDVPLDVLRSRLLPAEPPELELGAIELEDGRSVLSMVLRRPPTSYPELIDITAIGSWQKYRRRS; from the coding sequence ATGCCGTTGATATTTCTGAACGGTTCCGCGATGCGTGGCGGGCCGCTGAACCACCTGCTGGACGGCGCGCCCTTCGCGGGCGAGGTGAAAACCGCGCCGCGCTACCGATTCTTCTCTGTCGGAGACCGTTTTCCCGGCCTGGAGCCGGCCGCGGACGGCGGCGACTCGATTGCGGGGGAGCTCTTCGATGTGCCGCTCGACGTGCTACGCAGCAGGTTGCTGCCCGCCGAGCCGCCCGAACTCGAGCTCGGCGCGATCGAACTGGAGGACGGCCGTTCGGTCTTGTCCATGGTGTTGCGCAGGCCGCCGACCTCGTATCCGGAGCTGATCGATATCACCGCGATCGGCAGCTGGCAGAAATACCGCCGAAGGAGCTGA
- a CDS encoding FAD binding domain-containing protein, producing the protein MDFLRPTTWAQALELKADRPDATPIQGGTDIMVELNFDKGRPAALLDLNQCRDLFEYEECDGKFRIGSGVPYVRIINRLGDRLPGLAQASRTVGSPQIRNRGTVGGNLGGASPAGDAHPALLAGDAVVEVESAARGSRMIPIDDFYVWVKKNALEPDELIRAVWLAPAQGPQYFAKVGTRNAMVIAVCSFSIALYPDTRSARTGIGSAGPTPLRATPAEEFLATQLAWDDPAPLTERVLREFGALAAAAAKPIDDVRGTADYRKHALSVLARRTLTWAWNDHLAERRAA; encoded by the coding sequence ATGGATTTTCTACGACCAACCACCTGGGCCCAAGCGCTCGAGCTGAAGGCCGACCGCCCGGACGCCACCCCGATCCAGGGCGGCACCGACATCATGGTCGAGCTCAACTTCGACAAGGGCCGTCCTGCCGCATTGCTCGATCTCAATCAATGCCGCGATCTGTTCGAATACGAGGAGTGTGACGGCAAGTTCCGGATCGGGTCGGGCGTTCCCTATGTGCGGATCATCAACCGGCTCGGTGACCGGCTGCCCGGCCTGGCGCAGGCATCACGCACGGTCGGTTCGCCGCAGATCCGCAACCGCGGCACGGTCGGCGGCAATCTCGGCGGCGCGTCACCGGCCGGTGACGCCCACCCCGCGCTGCTCGCAGGCGATGCGGTGGTCGAGGTGGAGTCGGCCGCGCGCGGCAGTCGCATGATCCCGATCGACGACTTCTACGTGTGGGTCAAGAAGAACGCACTCGAGCCCGACGAGCTCATCCGCGCAGTGTGGCTCGCGCCCGCGCAGGGGCCGCAGTATTTTGCCAAGGTCGGCACCAGGAACGCCATGGTGATCGCGGTGTGTTCGTTCTCCATCGCGCTCTACCCCGACACCCGCTCGGCAAGGACCGGCATCGGCTCGGCAGGTCCGACACCGCTGCGTGCGACGCCTGCCGAGGAATTCCTCGCCACCCAGCTGGCCTGGGACGACCCCGCCCCGCTCACCGAAAGGGTGCTGCGCGAGTTCGGCGCGCTCGCCGCCGCGGCCGCGAAGCCGATCGATGATGTGCGAGGCACCGCGGACTACCGCAAGCACGCACTGTCGGTGCTGGCGCGGCGCACCTTGACCTGGGCATGGAACGACCATCTAGCAGAGAGGAGGGCGGCCTGA
- the pucL gene encoding factor-independent urate hydroxylase: protein MSIKLGPNRYGKSENRVVRVTKTGGIHEIRDLNVSVALSGDMDDTHLTGGNAAVLPTDTQKNTVFAFAKEHGIASPEEFGLLLARHFVDSQPTIEHARVSLEEYAWERIVVGPGDRQHSFVRSNQEIRTARVHNDGDNAWVVTGLKNLVVLNSTGSEFHGFIKDKYTTLREAYDRVLATEVNAEWRHIAVPDDWDKSYLRARRCLLEAFAQTHSLSLQQTLYAMGNRVLDTCPEIGEVRLSLPNKHHFVVDLSPFGLENDNEVFWAADRPYGLIEGSVLSEDAPGAGPAWD, encoded by the coding sequence ATGTCGATCAAGCTAGGCCCCAATAGATACGGCAAGTCCGAGAACCGTGTCGTCAGGGTGACGAAAACCGGTGGCATCCATGAGATCCGAGATCTCAACGTCAGCGTGGCGTTGTCCGGAGACATGGACGACACTCACCTCACCGGCGGCAATGCCGCGGTGCTGCCGACCGACACCCAGAAGAACACCGTCTTCGCCTTCGCGAAGGAGCACGGTATCGCCTCGCCGGAAGAATTCGGCCTGCTGCTCGCCCGGCATTTCGTCGACTCCCAGCCGACCATCGAGCATGCCAGGGTTTCGCTGGAGGAGTACGCCTGGGAGCGCATCGTCGTCGGCCCCGGCGACCGGCAGCACTCCTTCGTCCGCTCCAACCAGGAGATCCGCACCGCCCGCGTGCACAACGACGGTGACAATGCCTGGGTGGTCACGGGATTGAAGAATCTGGTGGTCCTCAACTCCACCGGCTCGGAGTTCCACGGCTTCATCAAGGACAAGTACACGACGCTGCGCGAAGCCTATGACCGCGTCCTCGCGACCGAGGTCAACGCGGAGTGGCGGCACATCGCCGTCCCCGACGACTGGGACAAGTCCTACCTGAGGGCCCGCCGCTGCCTGCTGGAGGCGTTCGCGCAGACCCACAGCCTGTCGCTGCAGCAGACCCTGTACGCCATGGGCAACCGGGTCCTCGACACCTGCCCGGAGATCGGCGAGGTCCGGCTTTCGCTGCCCAATAAGCACCATTTCGTGGTGGATCTGTCTCCGTTCGGCCTGGAGAACGACAACGAGGTGTTCTGGGCCGCCGACCGGCCCTACGGCCTCATCGAAGGTTCGGTCCTGTCCGAGGACGCCCCCGGCGCAGGGCCCGCCTGGGACTGA
- a CDS encoding xanthine dehydrogenase family protein molybdopterin-binding subunit produces MSAARTIRFPGEVAAPGKGGIGESPLRPDGTLKVKGEFAYSSDLWMDGMLWGATLRSPHPRAIIRSINIAPALAITGVHAVLTEEDVPGRKMYGLDHTWDQPVLAIGEVRHHGEPIALVAADHPEIARRALTAIEIDWEVLEPITDPMAVVSAPKRLKVQERGGIARHQPVRVGDITVGRALATVVVTEEFEVGIQDQAFLGPESGMVIPAEDGGLDFYVATQWLHNDLSQIGPCLGLADDQIRMTMAGVGGAFGGREDLSMQIHAGMLAMRTGKPIKMVYNREESFFGHVHRHPAKMLYEYGANASGKLTYAKVVIVLDGGAYTSATLNVTGNASSLAVGPYEIPHIEIDAYGVYTNNPPCGAMRGFGAVQACFAHESMMDKLAEALELDPVHVRQINAVSQGSKLATGQVVHAPAPLAEMLDQVRAIPLPEVLDASDIRNLPGGASQTTHGEGVVRGIGYGVGIKNICFSEGFDDLSTARVRLEVIAGEPVALVHTAAAEVGQGLVTVEAQIARTELGIERVTIHPADNQVGDSGSSSASRQTYMTGGAVKTACEAVRARLLELAIAQGHGPAAQLIGGKVVSETGEVLAAIVDVLNEGVIEETREYHHRPTTGMDPVTGQGSSHTQLALCVHRAVVDVDTELGLVKVVALDAVQDVGKIMNRLSLEGQIHGGSAQGLGLAVMEEIRVKNGKVLNPSFTDYLIPTILDMPPQKLEILENADPHAPYGLRGAGEPPTLSSTPAIASAIRDACRSQGGNVHINRVPVRPEDIIRSS; encoded by the coding sequence ATGAGTGCGGCACGTACCATCCGATTCCCCGGCGAGGTCGCCGCGCCGGGGAAGGGCGGCATCGGCGAGAGTCCGCTGCGTCCCGACGGCACCCTCAAGGTGAAGGGCGAATTCGCCTACTCCTCCGACCTGTGGATGGACGGCATGCTGTGGGGCGCCACCCTGCGCAGCCCGCACCCGCGCGCCATTATCCGGAGCATCAATATCGCTCCCGCGCTGGCCATAACCGGTGTACACGCGGTGCTCACCGAGGAGGATGTACCCGGCCGCAAGATGTACGGCCTCGACCACACCTGGGATCAGCCGGTCCTCGCCATCGGCGAGGTACGCCACCATGGTGAACCCATCGCCCTGGTCGCCGCCGACCATCCCGAGATCGCCCGCCGCGCCCTCACTGCCATCGAAATCGATTGGGAGGTACTGGAACCCATTACCGACCCGATGGCGGTGGTCTCGGCTCCGAAGCGTCTGAAGGTACAAGAGCGCGGCGGTATCGCCCGTCACCAGCCGGTGCGCGTCGGCGATATCACTGTGGGCCGCGCCCTGGCCACCGTGGTGGTGACCGAGGAGTTCGAGGTCGGCATTCAGGACCAGGCATTCCTCGGTCCCGAATCCGGCATGGTCATTCCGGCCGAGGACGGTGGCCTCGACTTCTACGTCGCCACCCAGTGGCTGCACAACGATCTCTCCCAGATCGGCCCGTGTCTCGGGCTGGCCGACGACCAGATCCGCATGACCATGGCCGGTGTCGGCGGAGCCTTCGGTGGCCGCGAGGACCTGTCCATGCAGATCCACGCGGGCATGCTGGCCATGCGCACCGGCAAGCCCATCAAGATGGTGTACAACCGCGAAGAGTCGTTCTTCGGGCACGTACACCGGCACCCGGCGAAGATGCTCTACGAATACGGTGCCAATGCCAGCGGAAAACTCACCTACGCAAAGGTTGTCATCGTCCTCGATGGTGGTGCGTACACCTCGGCGACACTGAATGTCACCGGTAACGCGTCCTCGCTCGCGGTAGGACCGTACGAGATTCCGCATATCGAGATCGACGCGTACGGTGTCTACACCAACAATCCGCCGTGCGGTGCTATGCGCGGATTCGGCGCTGTCCAAGCGTGCTTCGCGCACGAGTCGATGATGGACAAGCTCGCGGAGGCATTGGAACTCGACCCGGTGCATGTGCGCCAGATCAACGCCGTCTCGCAGGGCTCGAAGCTGGCGACCGGACAGGTGGTGCACGCGCCCGCACCGCTGGCGGAGATGCTCGATCAGGTGCGCGCGATCCCGCTGCCCGAGGTATTGGATGCCTCCGACATCAGGAACCTGCCGGGTGGGGCTTCACAGACCACCCATGGCGAGGGCGTGGTGCGCGGCATCGGCTACGGCGTCGGCATCAAGAATATCTGCTTCTCCGAAGGGTTCGACGACCTGTCGACGGCCCGAGTACGACTGGAAGTCATTGCCGGAGAACCGGTTGCACTGGTACACACCGCGGCAGCCGAAGTCGGCCAGGGACTGGTCACCGTCGAGGCGCAGATCGCACGCACCGAACTCGGGATCGAAAGGGTCACCATCCATCCCGCCGACAACCAGGTAGGTGATTCCGGGTCGTCGTCCGCTTCCCGGCAGACCTACATGACCGGCGGTGCGGTCAAGACCGCCTGTGAGGCGGTGCGGGCGCGGCTGCTCGAGCTCGCCATCGCGCAGGGTCACGGTCCCGCCGCACAGCTGATCGGCGGCAAGGTGGTTTCGGAGACGGGGGAGGTGCTCGCTGCGATCGTCGATGTCCTGAATGAGGGGGTCATCGAAGAAACCCGCGAGTACCACCACCGCCCTACCACCGGGATGGATCCGGTCACCGGCCAGGGGAGCAGCCACACCCAGCTGGCGCTGTGCGTGCACCGCGCGGTCGTCGATGTCGATACCGAACTCGGCCTCGTCAAGGTCGTCGCTCTCGACGCGGTGCAAGACGTAGGAAAGATCATGAACCGCCTGTCCCTGGAGGGCCAGATCCATGGCGGCTCCGCACAGGGCCTCGGCCTGGCAGTTATGGAGGAAATTCGGGTCAAGAACGGAAAAGTGCTCAACCCGTCCTTCACGGACTATCTGATTCCCACCATCCTCGATATGCCTCCACAGAAGCTGGAGATCCTCGAGAACGCCGATCCGCACGCCCCGTACGGGCTGCGCGGCGCCGGAGAGCCACCCACGCTCTCTTCGACCCCTGCCATCGCCTCGGCCATTCGTGACGCGTGCCGATCGCAGGGTGGAAACGTGCACATCAATCGTGTGCCGGTGCGACCGGAAGACATCATCCGGAGCAGTTGA
- a CDS encoding XdhC family protein: MRDLATELLQWHTAGKSYAVATVIGVTGSAPRPPGAALAVDAEGAVIGSISGGCVEGAVYELCREVLRTGQSIRETFGYSDEDAFAVGLTCGGELEVFIQAIAPEEHGTIRAVLQSTEAVALVRDLNTGAAMALGTWWTLGATFDEVIVAEARAMLDTGSTALRLVGCGAGERTIFVESYVPAPRMIVFGAIDFAAAVTRVGRFLGYHVTVCDARPVFATRARFPDADEIVVEWPDRYLARTPVDSRTVLCVLTHDAKFDIPLLEVALRLPVAYVGAMGSRRTHADRNARLRAAGVSEAELAQLHSPIGLDLGGRTAEETAVAVAAEIVAVRRGGSTQPLTTSDGPIHRDLVPAW; encoded by the coding sequence ATGCGTGACCTCGCGACAGAACTCCTGCAATGGCACACGGCGGGCAAGTCCTACGCCGTCGCCACCGTCATCGGTGTCACTGGCAGCGCGCCGCGGCCGCCCGGTGCCGCCCTTGCCGTCGATGCCGAAGGCGCCGTCATCGGAAGCATTTCCGGTGGTTGTGTCGAAGGTGCGGTGTACGAACTCTGTCGCGAGGTGCTGCGCACCGGGCAGTCGATACGCGAAACCTTCGGATACAGCGACGAGGACGCCTTTGCCGTCGGCCTGACCTGCGGCGGTGAGCTCGAAGTGTTCATTCAGGCGATAGCGCCCGAGGAGCACGGGACCATTCGAGCGGTCCTGCAGTCCACCGAGGCGGTCGCGCTGGTACGGGATCTGAATACCGGGGCGGCGATGGCGCTCGGCACCTGGTGGACCCTCGGTGCGACTTTCGACGAGGTGATCGTCGCGGAGGCGCGGGCCATGCTCGACACCGGATCAACCGCCCTGCGGCTCGTCGGCTGCGGGGCCGGGGAGCGCACGATTTTTGTGGAGTCCTATGTACCTGCGCCGCGCATGATCGTCTTCGGTGCAATAGATTTCGCCGCTGCCGTCACCCGCGTCGGGCGCTTCCTCGGCTACCACGTCACGGTCTGCGATGCGCGACCGGTGTTCGCCACCCGCGCCCGATTCCCGGACGCCGACGAGATCGTCGTGGAATGGCCCGACCGCTATCTCGCACGCACCCCGGTGGATTCGCGCACCGTCCTGTGTGTGCTCACCCACGACGCCAAGTTCGACATCCCACTGCTCGAGGTGGCGCTGCGGTTGCCGGTCGCCTATGTGGGCGCGATGGGTTCCCGTCGCACCCATGCGGACCGCAATGCCAGGTTGCGTGCGGCCGGTGTATCCGAAGCCGAACTCGCCCAACTGCATTCGCCGATCGGGTTGGACCTCGGCGGGCGCACGGCCGAGGAGACCGCAGTGGCTGTCGCCGCCGAGATCGTCGCGGTCCGCCGCGGCGGTTCGACACAGCCGCTCACCACCAGTGACGGCCCGATCCACCGGGACCTGGTCCCGGCCTGGTGA
- the uraD gene encoding 2-oxo-4-hydroxy-4-carboxy-5-ureidoimidazoline decarboxylase, translating to MSGEIGWLNSLPLDHAEAELLTCCASRTWARKVVARRPYENSESLIAAAVTGVCELSWPDVEEALSAHPRIGERSKVAAAVAVSFASAEKARREAHWSRSEQSGAATADPAVLRELAAGNFAYEERFGHVFLIRATGRSAEEMLTELRKRLDNAVEDERVVIAAELAEITRLRVRKLLEQR from the coding sequence ATGTCAGGTGAGATTGGATGGCTCAACTCACTGCCTCTCGACCACGCGGAGGCGGAGCTGCTGACCTGTTGCGCGTCCCGGACCTGGGCGCGAAAGGTGGTGGCGCGCAGACCATATGAGAACAGCGAAAGCCTGATAGCGGCCGCGGTGACCGGAGTGTGCGAGCTGAGTTGGCCGGATGTCGAGGAGGCGCTGTCGGCGCACCCGCGCATCGGTGAACGATCCAAAGTGGCTGCAGCAGTGGCAGTTTCGTTCGCAAGTGCGGAAAAGGCACGGCGCGAGGCACATTGGTCGCGCAGCGAGCAATCCGGGGCCGCGACCGCCGACCCCGCGGTGCTGCGCGAACTCGCCGCAGGAAATTTTGCTTACGAAGAACGGTTCGGGCATGTCTTCCTGATCCGCGCGACCGGCCGCAGTGCCGAGGAAATGCTCACTGAGCTGCGTAAACGCCTGGACAACGCGGTCGAAGACGAGCGTGTGGTCATTGCGGCGGAGCTCGCCGAGATCACCAGGCTCCGGGTGCGGAAGCTGCTGGAGCAGCGATGA
- a CDS encoding 8-oxoguanine deaminase, which yields MTRVVIENAYIAPVVGPEIASGYLVVDEGRIESLGAGPAPLLIDAQRIDGAGCLVTPGLVNTHHHLYQWASQGLFQDSTLFEWLTGLYRTWARMDAEVVYGAASAGLGWLALTGCTTSSDHHYIFPKGRGDLFEAEVRAAREIGLRFHPCRGSMDRGQADGGLPPDEVVEDRDEILSHTTEVIDTYHDPSFDSMLRVAVAPCSPFSVSEGLMLDAATLARAKGVRLHTHLAETLDEQEHCIEQMGCTPVEYMEKLGWLGEDVWFAHAVHLHDADIRRFAETGSGSAHCPSSNARLGAGIARVTDLLAAGAPVGLGVDGAASSELTSLAGEMRQAMLFQRAVHGPTAFTARQALQIGTMGGARNLGRHNEIGSLEPGKLADIAMWRVDGFRAAVEDPVCALVFGPTPPLARLLVGGRTVVENDELRTVSHDAVGRAGAAARKRLMGEESR from the coding sequence ATGACCAGGGTTGTTATCGAGAACGCGTACATCGCACCGGTCGTCGGACCGGAGATCGCGTCCGGATATCTCGTCGTCGACGAGGGCAGGATCGAGTCGCTCGGTGCGGGGCCGGCGCCGCTGCTGATTGATGCCCAACGCATCGACGGCGCCGGCTGCCTGGTCACCCCCGGCTTGGTCAACACCCACCATCACCTCTACCAGTGGGCGAGCCAAGGCCTGTTCCAGGACTCGACGCTCTTCGAATGGCTGACCGGGCTCTACCGCACCTGGGCCCGCATGGACGCCGAGGTGGTCTACGGGGCCGCCTCCGCAGGCCTCGGCTGGCTGGCGCTGACCGGTTGCACCACCAGCAGCGATCACCACTACATCTTCCCCAAGGGTCGCGGCGATCTGTTCGAGGCCGAGGTGCGCGCCGCACGGGAGATCGGTCTGCGTTTCCACCCGTGCCGCGGCTCGATGGACCGCGGGCAGGCCGACGGCGGCCTGCCGCCGGACGAGGTGGTCGAGGACCGCGACGAAATCCTTTCCCACACCACCGAAGTCATCGACACCTACCACGATCCGTCGTTCGATTCGATGCTGCGGGTCGCCGTCGCGCCGTGCTCGCCGTTCTCGGTCAGCGAGGGCCTGATGCTCGACGCCGCCACGCTGGCGCGGGCCAAAGGCGTTCGGCTGCATACCCATCTCGCCGAAACGCTCGACGAGCAGGAGCACTGCATCGAGCAGATGGGGTGCACCCCTGTCGAATACATGGAGAAGCTCGGTTGGCTCGGCGAGGACGTCTGGTTCGCCCACGCGGTGCACCTGCACGACGCCGATATCCGCCGGTTCGCCGAAACCGGCAGCGGCTCCGCGCATTGCCCGAGCTCCAACGCCAGGCTCGGCGCAGGTATCGCCCGCGTCACCGATCTGCTCGCCGCGGGCGCGCCCGTCGGCCTCGGTGTCGATGGTGCGGCGTCGAGCGAGCTGACCTCACTCGCCGGAGAGATGCGCCAGGCCATGCTGTTCCAGCGGGCGGTTCACGGCCCGACGGCGTTCACCGCGCGCCAGGCGCTGCAGATAGGAACCATGGGCGGCGCACGCAATCTCGGCCGCCACAACGAGATCGGCAGCCTCGAGCCGGGCAAGCTCGCCGACATCGCCATGTGGCGGGTCGACGGCTTCCGCGCCGCGGTCGAGGACCCGGTGTGCGCCCTGGTCTTCGGCCCGACCCCACCACTGGCGCGGTTACTCGTCGGCGGCAGGACCGTCGTGGAGAACGACGAGCTGCGCACCGTCTCGCACGACGCGGTCGGCAGGGCAGGCGCAGCGGCGCGGAAGCGGTTGATGGGAGAGGAGTCCCGATGA
- the uraH gene encoding hydroxyisourate hydrolase, with protein sequence MSLSTHVLNAATGRPAAGLLVRLATVEGTVLAEHRTDADGRIKDLPAPAAGAHRLTFETGDISPFYPSVSIDFTIADPAEHHHVPLLLSPYSYSTYRGS encoded by the coding sequence ATGAGCCTGTCGACCCACGTGCTCAATGCGGCCACCGGCCGCCCCGCCGCCGGACTGCTGGTCCGACTGGCGACGGTCGAGGGCACCGTGCTCGCCGAGCATCGCACCGACGCCGACGGCCGGATCAAGGACCTGCCCGCCCCCGCGGCCGGTGCGCACCGCCTGACCTTCGAGACCGGCGACATCAGCCCGTTCTATCCGTCGGTCTCCATCGACTTCACCATCGCAGACCCAGCCGAGCACCACCACGTGCCGCTGCTGCTCAGCCCGTATTCCTACTCCACCTATCGAGGTAGCTGA
- a CDS encoding hydroxypyruvate isomerase family protein, with protein sequence MNNYTGGSKLPKFDVNCSILFTDLPLLERPAAAKQAGFDAVEFWWPFGENPAPGDKEIDEFIRAINDAGVELIGLNFIDLIPAGRGLVSVPSAVTKFRDNIDVAVGIADSTGCRALNALYGNRIAGESPEKQDELALENLRIAARAAARIGATVLVEALNSFESPDYPIVSAEHAMRVIEQTGEPNVRFLCDLYHLARMDENLIEVIETHAPHIGHVQIADDPGRGRPGTGELDFPRLFETLAASGYDGWIGLEYKDPELDWNWIK encoded by the coding sequence ATGAATAACTACACAGGGGGTTCGAAACTCCCGAAATTCGATGTCAACTGCTCGATACTCTTCACCGACCTACCGCTGCTGGAACGACCGGCCGCCGCGAAGCAGGCCGGATTCGACGCGGTCGAATTCTGGTGGCCGTTCGGGGAGAATCCGGCACCGGGCGATAAAGAGATCGATGAATTCATCCGCGCGATCAATGATGCCGGTGTCGAGCTGATCGGCCTGAACTTCATCGATCTGATCCCGGCGGGCCGCGGCCTGGTCTCGGTCCCCAGTGCAGTCACGAAGTTCCGGGACAACATCGATGTGGCCGTCGGGATCGCCGACAGCACCGGCTGCCGCGCCCTGAATGCCCTCTACGGCAATCGGATCGCCGGCGAATCTCCGGAGAAGCAGGACGAACTCGCGTTGGAGAACCTGCGCATCGCCGCTCGGGCGGCAGCTCGCATCGGCGCCACCGTGCTGGTGGAGGCGCTCAATTCCTTCGAGTCGCCGGACTATCCGATCGTGAGCGCCGAGCACGCGATGCGAGTCATCGAGCAGACCGGCGAGCCCAATGTGCGATTCCTCTGCGACCTCTACCACCTGGCCAGGATGGACGAGAACCTCATCGAGGTGATCGAGACCCACGCGCCGCACATCGGCCATGTGCAGATCGCCGATGATCCCGGCCGCGGCCGACCAGGCACCGGCGAGCTCGACTTTCCCCGGCTCTTCGAAACCCTCGCCGCGAGTGGCTACGACGGCTGGATCGGCCTCGAATACAAGGACCCCGAGTTGGATTGGAACTGGATCAAATGA
- a CDS encoding NCS2 family permease, with product MTQIQTKPSAPEPVAGRSALDRFFRLSERKTTISREIRGGITTFVAMAYVILLVPLILGGVADVNGDKLSIAQLTTATAFSAGLSTVLMGLVGNVPLALAAGLGVVPVVAFQAAPHMTWPQTMGLVFLMGVIIVVLAATGLRTMIINAIPLSLKNAIGVGIGMFIAMIGLVSAGVVGHGSQTGPPVTLGAGGHLSGWPVVIFAVGLLVMLALFIRKVPGAILISIVIATVLAVAVNSLAKIDPATWGPVVPESPKGFFSAPDFGLMFDVDFFGGFAEAGGLVAGVVLFTLVLTGFFDAMGTVFGVCDEAGLLDEKGTMPGIGKVLTIDGVAQIIGGASGGAGNTVYVESATGVGEGARTGLTSVVTGGLFCLAVFFTPLAAVVPIQAAAPALVLVGALMMTQARKIDWADLEVAVPAFLTIVLMPFTYSITNGVGAGLIAYVVIKSARGKFREIHWLVWVVALVFAGYFGISAIELLLGG from the coding sequence ATGACCCAAATTCAGACCAAGCCCAGCGCCCCAGAGCCGGTTGCCGGAAGGTCTGCGCTGGACCGATTCTTCCGGCTGAGCGAACGCAAGACCACGATTTCCCGGGAAATCCGTGGCGGTATCACCACTTTCGTCGCGATGGCCTACGTCATCCTTCTGGTCCCGCTCATTCTCGGCGGTGTCGCGGATGTCAACGGTGACAAGCTGAGCATCGCTCAACTCACCACGGCCACGGCGTTTTCCGCAGGACTGAGCACTGTACTGATGGGCCTTGTCGGCAATGTGCCGCTAGCGCTCGCCGCCGGACTCGGCGTGGTACCGGTGGTCGCCTTTCAGGCCGCGCCACACATGACCTGGCCCCAGACCATGGGCTTGGTCTTCCTGATGGGCGTGATCATCGTGGTGCTCGCCGCGACCGGCCTGCGAACGATGATCATCAACGCCATTCCGCTCAGTCTCAAGAACGCCATCGGCGTCGGGATCGGCATGTTCATCGCCATGATCGGCCTTGTCTCGGCCGGTGTCGTCGGCCACGGTTCGCAGACGGGTCCGCCGGTCACGCTCGGGGCCGGTGGTCACCTCTCGGGTTGGCCGGTGGTGATATTCGCGGTCGGACTGCTTGTGATGCTCGCGCTGTTCATCCGCAAGGTGCCCGGTGCGATTCTGATCAGCATCGTCATCGCGACGGTGCTCGCCGTCGCGGTCAATTCGCTGGCGAAGATCGACCCGGCGACGTGGGGCCCTGTCGTGCCGGAGTCGCCGAAAGGCTTCTTCTCCGCACCCGATTTCGGCCTGATGTTCGATGTCGACTTCTTCGGAGGATTCGCCGAAGCGGGCGGACTCGTCGCGGGAGTCGTGCTGTTCACCCTGGTGCTGACCGGCTTCTTCGATGCTATGGGAACGGTTTTCGGGGTCTGTGACGAGGCCGGCCTGCTCGACGAGAAGGGCACCATGCCCGGTATCGGCAAGGTGCTCACCATCGATGGTGTCGCGCAGATTATCGGTGGTGCCAGCGGCGGCGCCGGAAACACGGTCTATGTCGAGTCCGCGACGGGTGTCGGTGAGGGCGCCCGTACCGGATTGACCAGTGTGGTGACCGGTGGGCTCTTCTGTCTCGCAGTCTTTTTCACCCCGCTGGCCGCGGTGGTGCCGATACAAGCGGCCGCTCCGGCATTGGTGCTCGTCGGCGCGCTGATGATGACCCAGGCCCGCAAGATCGACTGGGCCGATCTCGAGGTGGCGGTGCCCGCCTTCCTGACGATCGTGCTGATGCCGTTCACCTACTCGATCACCAACGGTGTCGGCGCGGGTCTGATCGCCTACGTGGTGATCAAGTCGGCGCGCGGCAAATTCCGTGAAATCCATTGGCTGGTTTGGGTTGTCGCACTGGTCTTCGCGGGCTACTTCGGCATCTCGGCCATCGAACTCCTGCTGGGCGGATAA
- a CDS encoding (2Fe-2S)-binding protein, with protein sequence MRVTFDVNGSTETVDDVWEGESLLYMLRERMGLPGSKNACEQGECGSCTVYLNGTPVCSCLVAAGQAQGCSVRTVEGLAKGDKLDPMQQAFVEAGAVQCGFCTPGLIVQAHDLVEHNPDPSDVEIREALAGNLCRCTGYEKILDAVRLAARRKAAK encoded by the coding sequence ATGCGCGTGACCTTCGATGTGAACGGCTCGACGGAAACCGTCGACGACGTCTGGGAGGGGGAGAGCCTCCTCTACATGCTCCGTGAGCGAATGGGCCTTCCCGGCTCCAAGAACGCCTGCGAGCAGGGCGAATGCGGTTCGTGCACAGTCTATTTGAACGGCACCCCGGTCTGTTCCTGTCTCGTAGCGGCAGGCCAGGCACAGGGCTGTTCGGTGCGGACCGTCGAGGGCCTCGCCAAGGGCGACAAGCTCGATCCGATGCAGCAGGCGTTCGTCGAGGCGGGTGCGGTCCAATGTGGTTTCTGCACACCGGGTCTCATCGTCCAGGCGCACGACCTGGTCGAGCACAACCCCGACCCGTCCGATGTGGAGATCCGCGAGGCGCTGGCCGGAAACCTGTGCCGCTGCACCGGATACGAGAAGATCCTCGACGCGGTTCGGCTCGCGGCACGACGTAAGGCGGCCAAATGA